One stretch of Harpia harpyja isolate bHarHar1 unplaced genomic scaffold, bHarHar1 primary haplotype scaffold_120, whole genome shotgun sequence DNA includes these proteins:
- the LOC128138238 gene encoding olfactory receptor 14J1-like → MKQMSNGSSITQFLLLAFADTRELQLLHFWLFLGTYLAALLDNGLIITAVACDHRLHTPMYFFLLNLSLLDLGCISTTVPKAMANSLWDNRAISYAGCAAQVFLFVFLISAEYFLLTVMAYDRYVAICKPLHYGTLLGSRACVHMAAAAWGSGFLNTVLHTANTFSVPLCKGNAVDQFFCEIPQILKLSCSETFLREAGLLILSSFLAFVCFVFIVLSYVHIFRAVLRIPSEQGRHKAFSMCLPHLAVVSLVISTGVFSYLKPPSTSSPSLDVVFAVVYSVVPPAVNPLIYSMRNEELKDAPRKLATEWFSAAIDCLRSCASDSQCMS, encoded by the coding sequence ATGAAGCAGATGTCCAACGgcagctccatcacccagttcctcctcctggcatttgcagacacacgggagctgcagctcttgcacttctggctcttcctgggcacctacctggctgccctcttggacaatggcctcatcatcaccgccgtagcctgtgaccaccgcctccacacacccatgtacttcttcctcctcaatctctccctccttgacctgggctgcatctccaccactgtccctaaagccatggccaattccctctgggacaacagggccatctcctatgcaggatgtgctgcacaggtctttctgtttgtctttttgatctcagcagagtattttcttctcactgtcatggcctacgaccgctacgttgccatctgcaaacccctgcactacggcaccctcctgggcagcagagcttgtgtccacatggcagcagctgcctggggcagtgggtttcTCAATACTGTGCTACACACTGCCAATACGTTTTCggtaccactctgcaagggcaatgctgtggaccagttcttctgtgaaatcccccagatcctcaagctctcctgctcagagacCTTCCTCAGGGAAGCTGGACTTcttattttaagttcttttttagcttttgtatgttttgttttcattgtgctgtcctatgtgcacatcttcagggctgtgctgaggatcccctccgagcagggacggcacaaagccttttccatgtgcctccctcacctggctgtggtctccctgGTTATCAGCACTGGAGTGTTTTCCTACCTGAAGcctccatccacctcctccccatccctggatgtGGTGTTTGCTGTTGTGTACTCAGtagtgcctccagcagtgaaccccctcatctacagcatgaggaacgaggagctcaaggatgccccGAGGAAACTGGCAACTGAATGGTTTTCAGCAGCCATAGACTGCCTACGTTCCTGTGCAAGTGACTCCCAGTGTATGTCATGA